One region of Bacillus zhangzhouensis genomic DNA includes:
- a CDS encoding NCS2 family permease, producing MKQFFQFDELGTNYRREIIGGLTTFLSMAYILFVNPITLALVSVPDFPDKLRIDQGAVFTATALASAAGCILMGLIARYPIAIAPGMGLNAFFAFSVVLGMGIKWEAALSGVFVSGLIFVALSLTGFREKIINAIPAELKLAVGAGIGLFITFVGLQGSGIIANNDNTLVSLGNIHSGSVLLTVFGIVVTVILMVLRVNAGVFIGMLVTAIAGMIFGLVPVPSQIVGSIPSLSPTFGQALIHLPEIFSIQMLVVILTFLFVGFFDTAGTLVAVATQAGLMKNNELPRAGKALLADSSSIVVGSILGTSTTTSYVESSSGVAAGARSGFAAVVTGIFFLLAMFFSPLLSIVTSNVTAPALIIVGALMVAPLAKIAWDRFEIAVPAFLTMIMMPLTYSIATGIAVGFIFYPITMIFKGKAKEVHPIMYGLFVIFILYFAFLNH from the coding sequence TTGAAACAGTTTTTTCAGTTTGATGAGTTAGGTACGAATTACCGCAGAGAGATCATCGGTGGTTTAACCACATTTTTGTCGATGGCTTATATTCTGTTTGTTAATCCGATCACACTGGCATTAGTGTCTGTGCCGGATTTTCCAGATAAATTACGAATTGATCAGGGGGCAGTCTTTACAGCGACGGCGTTAGCTTCTGCTGCAGGGTGTATCCTGATGGGATTGATCGCCAGGTATCCGATTGCGATTGCACCAGGGATGGGTCTGAATGCGTTCTTCGCCTTTTCGGTTGTGCTTGGCATGGGCATCAAATGGGAAGCAGCACTTTCAGGTGTGTTTGTTTCAGGATTGATTTTCGTTGCGCTTTCTTTAACAGGTTTCCGTGAAAAAATCATCAATGCCATTCCGGCTGAGCTGAAGCTGGCGGTTGGGGCAGGTATTGGTTTGTTCATTACGTTTGTCGGCCTTCAAGGCTCTGGCATTATCGCCAATAATGATAATACGCTCGTTTCACTTGGGAACATTCATAGCGGTTCTGTTCTGTTAACAGTGTTTGGTATCGTTGTGACGGTCATTTTAATGGTCCTTCGAGTGAATGCAGGTGTCTTCATTGGGATGCTTGTGACAGCTATTGCCGGGATGATTTTTGGCCTTGTGCCAGTACCATCTCAAATTGTGGGAAGTATTCCAAGCTTGTCTCCAACCTTTGGTCAAGCCTTGATTCACTTGCCGGAAATTTTCTCGATTCAAATGCTTGTCGTGATTTTAACGTTCCTATTCGTTGGGTTCTTTGATACAGCTGGTACACTTGTGGCTGTGGCAACGCAGGCTGGTTTAATGAAAAATAATGAGCTGCCTCGTGCTGGAAAAGCGCTTCTGGCGGATTCTTCATCTATTGTTGTAGGTTCTATTCTTGGTACATCTACAACGACCTCTTATGTTGAATCTAGCTCAGGTGTTGCTGCCGGTGCGCGTTCTGGTTTTGCAGCTGTTGTCACAGGCATTTTCTTCTTGCTCGCAATGTTTTTCTCACCGCTTTTATCCATTGTTACATCGAATGTGACAGCCCCTGCTTTAATCATTGTCGGTGCACTCATGGTCGCTCCGCTGGCAAAGATTGCATGGGATCGTTTCGAAATTGCGGTACCAGCGTTCTTAACGATGATTATGATGCCACTCACATACAGTATTGCAACAGGGATTGCGGTTGGCTTTATTTTCTACCCGATTACGATGATCTTTAAAGGGAAAGCGAAAGAAGTACATCCAATTATGTATGGATTGTTTGTCATCTTTATTCTATATTTTGCTTTCTTAAATCATTAA
- a CDS encoding YezD family protein: protein MDEQKLNYILSALKGIDYGSVVITIHNGHITQVDTTKKTRFPAHQENLRVQQGKRSHYRS, encoded by the coding sequence ATGGATGAACAAAAGCTGAATTATATTTTATCTGCTTTAAAAGGGATCGACTATGGATCAGTGGTCATCACCATTCATAATGGACATATTACACAGGTTGATACGACCAAAAAGACTCGGTTCCCCGCTCATCAGGAGAATCTCCGGGTCCAGCAAGGAAAGCGAAGTCACTATCGTTCATGA
- a CDS encoding DUF2179 domain-containing protein codes for MLQQLLSNAFTMALIILVINIVYVSFSTMRLILTMKGRRYAAAFAGTIEMLIYVIGLSIVLDNLDQIQNVIAYALGYGMGIIVGMKIEEKLALGYTTVNVITKELDVDLPRQLREKGYGVTSWVAGGLEGDRTALQILTPRKYELQLYETIKTLDSKAFIISYEPKSIHGGFWVKAVKKRRIKE; via the coding sequence GTGCTTCAACAACTTTTATCCAATGCGTTCACCATGGCTTTAATTATTTTAGTGATTAATATTGTTTATGTTTCTTTTTCCACCATGCGTTTGATTTTAACAATGAAAGGCAGACGGTACGCAGCTGCTTTTGCGGGTACGATCGAAATGCTCATTTATGTCATTGGATTAAGTATCGTTCTAGATAACTTAGATCAAATACAAAATGTCATTGCGTATGCGCTAGGTTATGGGATGGGGATCATTGTTGGGATGAAAATTGAAGAGAAGCTGGCACTTGGCTACACAACTGTTAACGTGATCACAAAAGAATTGGATGTCGATCTCCCAAGACAATTGAGAGAAAAAGGATATGGTGTCACCAGCTGGGTAGCAGGCGGTCTTGAAGGAGACCGGACAGCATTGCAAATTTTAACACCGAGAAAATATGAACTGCAATTATATGAAACGATTAAGACGCTGGATTCAAAGGCATTTATCATTTCATATGAGCCAAAATCGATTCACGGCGGTTTCTGGGTGAAGGCTGTGAAGAAAAGGAGAATAAAAGAATGA
- a CDS encoding NETI motif-containing protein, with protein sequence MTAKPKKKKFYVEDNMTIDQVLSQMAAEGYSPVRRMEEPIFQEKKENGSIQIIPIGKKIVFEGKIV encoded by the coding sequence ATGACCGCAAAACCAAAGAAGAAAAAATTCTATGTGGAAGACAATATGACGATTGATCAAGTGTTGTCCCAGATGGCAGCGGAAGGTTACTCGCCTGTCCGGCGAATGGAGGAGCCGATTTTTCAAGAAAAGAAGGAAAATGGGTCGATTCAGATCATTCCGATAGGGAAAAAAATCGTATTTGAAGGAAAAATAGTCTAA
- the purE gene encoding 5-(carboxyamino)imidazole ribonucleotide mutase, producing the protein MKPLVGVIMGSTSDWETMKNACDILEELTIPYEKQVVSAHRTPDLMFEYATEARGKGLKVIIAGAGGAAHLPGMVAAKTTLPVIGVPVQSKALNGLDSLLSIVQMPGGVPVATVAIGKAGATNAGLLAAQMISAFDETIAARLEERREQTKQTVLESSDQLG; encoded by the coding sequence ATGAAGCCGCTTGTAGGTGTCATCATGGGAAGTACATCTGATTGGGAAACAATGAAAAATGCGTGCGACATCTTAGAGGAATTAACCATTCCGTATGAAAAACAGGTAGTATCCGCACATCGGACACCTGACTTGATGTTTGAATATGCGACTGAAGCAAGAGGTAAAGGGCTAAAGGTCATCATTGCCGGTGCTGGAGGCGCAGCACATTTACCGGGGATGGTCGCAGCAAAAACGACACTCCCGGTCATTGGTGTGCCTGTACAATCCAAAGCACTAAACGGGCTGGATTCCTTATTATCCATTGTTCAAATGCCAGGAGGTGTACCAGTTGCTACAGTAGCAATTGGCAAAGCCGGTGCAACAAATGCAGGCCTTCTTGCGGCACAAATGATTTCAGCATTTGATGAAACAATCGCAGCTCGCCTTGAAGAAAGAAGAGAGCAGACAAAACAGACTGTACTAGAAAGCAGTGATCAGCTTGGCTAA
- the purK gene encoding 5-(carboxyamino)imidazole ribonucleotide synthase translates to MAKQTIFPKATIGIIGGGQLGRYMAVSAKQMGYRAAVLDPVTQSPCGQVADTEITAAYSDLEAIRKLAEISDVVTYEFENIDYETLNQLKEEAYLPQGSDLLLLTQNRETEKKGIEDAGCEVAPYRIIPYEKELEDAVDVLGLPAVLKTCRGGYDGKGQYVIKEKGQLQEAAALLRHGTCILESWVPFQMELSVIVTRSVHGEIAVFPVAENIHKHNILFQSIVPARVENRIQEKAKELATTLAGKLGLVGTLAVELFLTNDGKLLVNELAPRPHNSGHYTLDLCETSQFEQHVRAICGLPLGGTALLSEGMMVNLLGDEVDIPKEHPELLKEAKLYLYGKHEVKAGRKLGHMTFMKQLDDEWMTNITKIWTERDGGNGK, encoded by the coding sequence TTGGCTAAGCAGACCATTTTTCCAAAAGCAACCATCGGGATCATTGGCGGCGGACAGCTTGGCAGATATATGGCAGTCAGCGCAAAGCAAATGGGGTACAGGGCAGCTGTTTTAGACCCGGTCACACAATCTCCTTGCGGACAGGTTGCGGATACAGAAATCACAGCCGCATATAGTGATCTTGAAGCGATTCGAAAGCTGGCAGAAATCAGCGATGTGGTGACTTATGAGTTTGAAAATATTGATTATGAGACACTCAATCAGCTGAAGGAAGAAGCTTATTTACCACAAGGAAGCGACCTTCTTCTTTTAACTCAAAATCGTGAGACTGAGAAAAAAGGAATTGAAGACGCAGGCTGTGAAGTAGCGCCTTACCGCATTATTCCTTATGAAAAAGAGCTGGAAGATGCAGTGGACGTGCTCGGTTTGCCAGCCGTGCTGAAAACATGCAGAGGCGGCTATGACGGAAAAGGACAGTATGTCATCAAAGAAAAAGGACAGCTTCAGGAAGCAGCTGCACTGCTCAGACATGGAACTTGTATTTTAGAAAGCTGGGTCCCATTCCAAATGGAGCTCTCGGTGATCGTCACTCGTTCTGTTCATGGAGAGATTGCAGTATTCCCAGTTGCTGAGAACATTCATAAGCATAATATTTTGTTCCAAAGCATTGTACCTGCAAGGGTAGAGAACCGCATTCAGGAGAAGGCGAAAGAACTGGCAACGACATTGGCTGGAAAGCTGGGGCTGGTAGGTACTCTTGCTGTAGAACTATTCCTAACAAATGACGGAAAGCTGCTCGTTAATGAACTGGCACCACGCCCGCATAATTCTGGTCATTATACGCTCGATTTATGTGAGACGAGTCAGTTTGAACAGCACGTCCGCGCTATATGTGGTCTGCCGCTTGGCGGTACAGCCCTTTTATCAGAGGGAATGATGGTGAATTTATTAGGTGATGAAGTGGACATTCCAAAAGAGCATCCTGAGCTTCTCAAAGAAGCGAAGCTTTATCTATACGGAAAGCATGAAGTAAAAGCCGGCCGCAAGCTGGGGCATATGACGTTTATGAAACAGCTTGATGATGAATGGATGACAAACATCACAAAGATATGGACTGAAAGAGATGGAGGAAACGGGAAATGA
- the purB gene encoding adenylosuccinate lyase, translated as MIERYARPEMSAIWTEENKFNAWLEVEILACEAWAELGVIPKEDVVTMRKNASFDIGRILEIEQDTRHDVVAFTRAVSESLGEERKWVHYGLTSTDVVDTALSYLLKQANDILLKDIERFVDILKEKAKEHKYTVMMGRTHGVHAEPTTFGLKLALWYEEMKRNLERFKQAKAGIEYGKISGAVGTYANIDPFVEQYVCEKLGIKAAPISTQTLQRDRHADYMATLALVATSIEKFAVEIRGLQKSETREVEEFFAKGQKGSSAMPHKRNPIGSENMTGIARVIRGYMLTAYENVPLWHERDISHSSAERIILPDATIALNYMLNRFSNIVKNLTVFPENMKRNMDRTLGLIYSQRVLLALIDTGMAREEAYDTVQPKAMEAWEKQVPFRSLVEAEEKITSRLTPEQIADCFDYNYHLKNVDMIFERLGLA; from the coding sequence ATGATCGAACGTTACGCACGACCAGAAATGTCAGCAATCTGGACAGAGGAAAACAAATTTAATGCATGGCTTGAAGTAGAAATTCTCGCTTGTGAAGCTTGGGCAGAGCTTGGCGTCATTCCGAAAGAAGACGTTGTGACAATGCGCAAGAATGCAAGCTTTGATATTGGACGTATCTTAGAGATTGAACAAGACACGCGCCACGACGTGGTTGCCTTTACGCGTGCTGTCTCTGAATCTCTAGGAGAAGAAAGAAAGTGGGTTCATTACGGATTAACATCGACAGACGTAGTGGATACGGCACTTTCATATCTATTAAAACAGGCGAATGATATCTTGCTCAAGGACATTGAGAGATTTGTTGACATCCTAAAAGAAAAAGCAAAAGAGCACAAATATACCGTCATGATGGGCCGTACACACGGTGTACACGCTGAACCGACAACATTTGGCCTGAAGCTTGCTCTTTGGTACGAAGAAATGAAGCGTAACCTAGAACGTTTTAAACAAGCAAAAGCTGGCATTGAATACGGCAAAATCTCTGGAGCTGTTGGCACATATGCGAACATCGACCCGTTTGTTGAGCAATATGTATGTGAGAAGCTTGGCATCAAAGCTGCACCAATTTCAACCCAAACCTTGCAGCGTGACCGTCATGCAGATTACATGGCTACTCTTGCTTTAGTGGCAACGAGCATTGAGAAATTTGCTGTTGAAATCCGTGGTCTTCAAAAGAGTGAAACACGTGAAGTAGAAGAGTTCTTCGCCAAAGGACAGAAAGGATCATCAGCAATGCCGCATAAGCGTAACCCAATCGGTTCTGAGAATATGACGGGAATTGCCCGCGTGATCCGTGGATATATGCTGACAGCTTATGAAAATGTACCACTTTGGCATGAGCGTGATATTTCTCATTCATCTGCTGAGCGCATCATTTTACCAGATGCCACGATTGCACTGAACTATATGCTCAACCGTTTCTCAAACATCGTGAAAAACTTAACGGTTTTCCCTGAAAACATGAAACGCAACATGGACCGCACACTTGGCTTAATTTACTCACAGCGCGTTCTTCTTGCATTAATCGATACAGGCATGGCACGTGAAGAGGCATATGACACGGTTCAGCCAAAGGCAATGGAAGCGTGGGAGAAGCAAGTGCCGTTCCGTTCATTAGTAGAAGCAGAAGAAAAAATCACGTCACGTTTAACACCTGAACAAATCGCTGACTGCTTCGATTACAACTATCATTTGAAAAATGTCGATATGATTTTCGAACGTCTAGGTCTTGCGTAA
- a CDS encoding phosphoribosylaminoimidazolesuccinocarboxamide synthase codes for MTVKQELLYEGKAKKIYQTDDEHILYVEYKDSATAFNGEKKAEIEGKGRLNNEISSLIFQMLHEKEINNHFVKRLSETEQLIQKVQIVPLEVVVRNVVAGSMSKRLGIPEGTKLDTPLIEFYYKDDALGDPLITEDHIRILHAATPEQVEEMKQITRQVNEELKQIFSDCHVNLIDFKLEFGIDHENRILLADEISPDTCRLWDKETNEKLDKDVFRRNLGGLTNAYEEIFKRLGGHKHV; via the coding sequence ATGACTGTGAAACAAGAACTTCTCTACGAAGGCAAAGCGAAAAAAATCTATCAGACCGATGACGAGCATATTTTATATGTCGAATATAAAGACTCAGCTACAGCATTTAACGGCGAAAAGAAAGCCGAAATCGAAGGCAAAGGCAGACTGAACAACGAAATTTCGAGCTTAATCTTTCAAATGCTACATGAGAAAGAGATCAACAATCACTTTGTGAAACGCCTTTCTGAAACAGAGCAGCTCATTCAAAAGGTGCAAATTGTACCGCTTGAAGTGGTTGTGCGAAATGTGGTGGCAGGCAGTATGTCAAAACGACTCGGCATTCCAGAGGGAACAAAACTGGACACACCTTTGATTGAGTTCTACTACAAAGACGATGCGCTCGGCGATCCGCTCATTACAGAAGATCATATTCGCATCTTACATGCAGCGACACCTGAGCAGGTCGAGGAAATGAAACAGATCACAAGACAAGTGAATGAAGAGTTAAAGCAAATCTTCTCAGACTGCCATGTGAATTTAATTGATTTCAAGCTTGAATTCGGAATAGATCACGAGAATCGTATTTTGCTAGCTGATGAGATTTCACCTGATACGTGCAGGCTTTGGGACAAAGAGACAAACGAAAAGCTTGATAAAGACGTGTTCAGACGAAACCTGGGCGGCTTAACGAATGCATACGAAGAAATTTTCAAAAGACTTGGAGGCCATAAACATGTATAA
- the purS gene encoding phosphoribosylformylglycinamidine synthase subunit PurS yields the protein MYKVKIFVSLKESVLDPQGSAVQHALHSMSYQEVKDVRIGKYMELVIEKSDRDLDIVVKEMCEKLLANTVIEDYRYEVEEVVAQ from the coding sequence ATGTATAAAGTGAAAATTTTTGTCAGCTTAAAAGAGAGCGTTCTTGATCCACAAGGGAGTGCCGTACAGCACGCTTTGCACAGCATGTCTTATCAGGAAGTAAAGGATGTCCGTATCGGGAAATACATGGAGCTGGTCATTGAAAAATCAGATCGTGATTTAGACATAGTTGTCAAAGAAATGTGCGAAAAATTACTTGCTAACACGGTGATTGAAGATTACCGCTATGAGGTGGAGGAGGTTGTCGCACAGTGA
- the purQ gene encoding phosphoribosylformylglycinamidine synthase subunit PurQ, producing the protein MKFAVIVLPGSNCDIDMYHAIQDELGEQVEYVWHDETSLDGFDGVLVPGGFSYGDYLRCGAIARFSNIMPAVKKAAEEGKPVLGVCNGFQILQELGILPGAMRRNKNLKFICRPVELIVENNETQFTSGYLKGESITIPVAHGEGNFYCDEDTLAKLIERGQIAFTYGDDINGSVNRIAGVTNEAGNVLGMMPHPERAVDSLLGSADGLKLFQSIVKNWRDTHVTTA; encoded by the coding sequence GTGAAGTTTGCAGTGATCGTCTTGCCTGGCTCTAATTGTGATATCGATATGTACCATGCGATTCAAGATGAGCTGGGTGAACAAGTTGAATATGTATGGCACGACGAAACGAGTCTTGATGGATTTGACGGTGTACTCGTACCAGGCGGCTTCTCTTATGGGGATTACTTAAGATGTGGTGCGATCGCCCGCTTCTCGAACATCATGCCGGCGGTGAAAAAAGCAGCTGAGGAAGGAAAACCTGTTCTTGGTGTTTGTAACGGGTTCCAAATTCTTCAGGAGCTTGGCATTCTTCCGGGTGCGATGAGACGGAATAAAAATTTGAAGTTTATCTGTCGTCCAGTTGAACTCATTGTAGAAAACAACGAAACACAATTTACAAGCGGTTATCTAAAAGGCGAATCCATTACAATTCCTGTAGCGCACGGTGAAGGCAACTTCTACTGTGATGAAGACACTTTAGCGAAACTCATTGAACGCGGTCAAATCGCTTTCACTTATGGAGACGATATTAATGGCAGTGTCAATCGAATTGCAGGTGTAACAAATGAAGCGGGCAATGTACTCGGCATGATGCCGCACCCTGAGCGCGCGGTTGATTCATTACTAGGCAGCGCAGACGGACTTAAATTGTTTCAATCTATCGTGAAAAATTGGAGGGACACTCATGTCACTACTGCTTGA
- the purL gene encoding phosphoribosylformylglycinamidine synthase subunit PurL, with protein sequence MSLLLEPSHKQIKEEKLYQQMGLSDEEFALIESIIGRLPNYTETGIFSVMWSEHCSYKNSKPVLSKFPTKGEHVLQGPGEGAGIVDIGDNQAVVFKIESHNHPSAIEPYQGAATGVGGIIRDVFSMGARPIAVLNSLRFGELTSPRVKYLFEEVVAGIAGYGNCIGIPTVGGEVHFDQSYEGNPLVNAMCVGLINHEDIKKGQAKGVGNTVMYVGAKTGRDGIHGATFASEEFSDESEEKRSAVQVGDPFMEKLLLEACLEVIKNDALVGIQDMGAAGLTSSSAEMASKAGSGIEMNLDLIPQRETGMSAYEMMLSESQERMLLVIEKGREQEIIDIFEKYDLEAVSVGHVTDDKMLRLLHQGEVVCELPVDALAEEAPVYHKPSSEPAYYREFLETKVEAPAITDAADTLKQLLQQPTIASKEWVYDQYDYMVRTNTVVAPGSDAGVLRIRGTKKALAMTTDCNARYLYLDPEVGGKIAVAEAARNIVCSGARPLAVTDNLNFGNPEKPEIFWQIEKSADGISEACRKLSTPVIGGNVSLYNESNGTAIYPTPVIGMVGLVEDTAHITTQSFQQAGDVIFVIGETKEEFAGSELQKMTEGRIYGKAPEIDLDVELTRQEALLAAIQNGLVQSAHDVSEGGLGVALAESTFGTDGLGAHIQIDLNSKASLFSETQSRFVVTVKPEHREAFAAAVKDAKEVGTVTNDGVFTVKNQEGQQWIHAAVNELERAWKGAITCLLKSEA encoded by the coding sequence ATGTCACTACTGCTTGAACCAAGTCACAAGCAAATTAAAGAAGAGAAATTGTATCAGCAAATGGGATTGAGTGATGAAGAATTCGCTTTAATCGAATCCATTATAGGCAGGCTGCCAAACTACACAGAAACAGGTATTTTTTCTGTCATGTGGTCAGAGCATTGCAGTTATAAAAACTCAAAGCCTGTTTTAAGCAAATTCCCGACAAAAGGAGAGCACGTCCTTCAAGGTCCTGGGGAAGGTGCTGGAATCGTTGATATTGGAGACAACCAAGCGGTTGTATTTAAAATCGAATCACATAACCATCCATCTGCGATAGAACCGTATCAAGGAGCGGCGACAGGTGTCGGCGGAATTATCCGTGATGTATTCTCCATGGGTGCGCGTCCAATTGCTGTATTAAACTCTCTTCGTTTTGGTGAACTGACTTCACCGCGCGTGAAGTACTTGTTTGAAGAAGTAGTGGCAGGGATCGCAGGCTATGGAAACTGTATCGGAATTCCTACAGTCGGCGGAGAAGTTCATTTTGATCAAAGCTATGAAGGCAACCCGCTCGTAAATGCAATGTGTGTTGGATTAATCAACCATGAAGATATCAAAAAAGGGCAGGCCAAAGGTGTCGGCAATACGGTCATGTACGTTGGTGCTAAAACGGGACGTGACGGAATTCACGGTGCAACATTTGCGTCTGAAGAATTTTCTGATGAATCAGAAGAAAAACGCTCAGCAGTTCAAGTCGGTGATCCGTTCATGGAAAAACTGCTGCTTGAAGCGTGCCTTGAAGTCATCAAAAATGATGCACTCGTTGGAATTCAGGATATGGGAGCGGCTGGTTTAACAAGCTCAAGTGCGGAAATGGCGAGTAAAGCAGGTTCTGGTATCGAGATGAATCTAGACCTCATACCGCAGCGTGAAACAGGCATGTCAGCATACGAGATGATGCTGTCCGAATCTCAAGAGAGAATGCTTTTGGTCATTGAAAAAGGCCGTGAACAAGAAATCATTGATATTTTTGAAAAATACGATCTTGAAGCAGTATCAGTCGGTCATGTGACAGACGATAAAATGCTTCGTTTACTTCATCAAGGTGAAGTGGTATGTGAGCTTCCTGTTGATGCACTTGCAGAAGAAGCGCCGGTTTATCACAAACCTTCAAGTGAGCCTGCATACTATCGTGAGTTTTTAGAAACAAAAGTTGAAGCACCTGCTATCACAGATGCAGCCGACACGTTAAAGCAGCTCCTTCAGCAGCCGACAATTGCAAGTAAAGAATGGGTTTATGATCAATATGACTACATGGTTCGGACAAATACAGTGGTTGCACCAGGCTCTGATGCGGGCGTTTTAAGAATCCGCGGAACGAAAAAAGCCCTTGCGATGACAACCGATTGTAACGCACGTTATCTGTACCTTGATCCAGAGGTCGGCGGGAAAATCGCAGTCGCAGAAGCAGCACGTAATATTGTGTGCTCAGGCGCTCGTCCGCTTGCAGTAACAGATAACCTAAACTTCGGTAACCCAGAAAAACCAGAAATTTTCTGGCAAATTGAAAAATCTGCTGACGGTATTAGCGAAGCATGCCGCAAGCTAAGCACACCAGTTATCGGTGGTAACGTCTCTTTATATAACGAATCAAATGGAACAGCGATTTACCCAACACCAGTCATTGGGATGGTTGGTTTGGTTGAAGATACAGCTCATATTACGACGCAGTCGTTCCAGCAGGCTGGCGATGTGATTTTCGTCATTGGTGAGACGAAGGAAGAATTCGCAGGCAGTGAGCTTCAAAAGATGACAGAAGGCCGTATTTACGGAAAAGCACCAGAAATTGATTTGGATGTAGAGCTCACGCGTCAGGAAGCCCTTCTTGCTGCGATTCAAAACGGACTTGTTCAATCAGCTCACGATGTGTCTGAAGGCGGTCTTGGTGTCGCACTTGCTGAAAGTACATTTGGAACAGATGGTCTTGGCGCCCATATCCAAATTGATTTAAACAGCAAAGCTTCATTATTCAGTGAAACACAGTCACGTTTTGTTGTCACAGTGAAACCAGAGCACCGCGAAGCGTTTGCTGCGGCTGTCAAAGATGCGAAAGAAGTTGGAACGGTCACAAATGATGGTGTATTCACTGTCAAAAATCAAGAAGGACAACAATGGATTCATGCAGCGGTCAACGAGCTTGAACGCGCATGGAAAGGAGCGATCACATGCTTGCTGAAATCAGAGGCTTAA
- the purF gene encoding amidophosphoribosyltransferase gives MLAEIRGLNEECGVFGVWGHEEAPQITYYGLHSLQHRGQEGAGIIATDGENLTAHKGLGLITEVFQNGELKDLKGKGAIGHVRYATAGGGGFENVQPLFFRSQNNGSLALAHNGNLVNATQLKQQLENQGSIFQTSSDTEVLAHLIKRSGYVELKEQIKNALSMLKGAYAFLIMTETEMIVALDPNGLRPLSLGMLGDAYVVASETCAFDVVGATYLRDVEPGEMLIINNEGLKSERFSMNINRSMCSMEYIYFSRPDSNINGINVHSARKNLGKKLAEEAHVEADVVTGVPDSSISAAIGYAEATGIPYELGLIKNRYVGRTFIQPSQALREQGVRMKLSAVRGVVEGKRVVMVDDSIVRGTTSRRIVTMLREAGATEVHVRISSPPIAHPCFYGIDTSTHEELIASSHSVEEIGQEIGADSIAFLSVDGLMDGIGRKYDDPQRGQCLACFTGKYPTEIYEDTVLPHVKETVLMK, from the coding sequence ATGCTTGCTGAAATCAGAGGCTTAAACGAAGAGTGTGGCGTCTTTGGGGTTTGGGGACACGAAGAAGCCCCGCAAATCACATATTACGGATTGCATAGTCTTCAGCATCGAGGACAAGAGGGTGCGGGAATCATTGCAACAGATGGTGAAAACCTGACGGCACATAAAGGCCTTGGATTGATTACGGAAGTCTTTCAAAACGGTGAGCTAAAGGATTTGAAAGGAAAAGGTGCGATCGGACACGTTCGCTATGCGACAGCAGGCGGAGGCGGCTTTGAAAATGTGCAGCCCCTCTTCTTCCGCTCGCAAAACAACGGCAGTCTGGCTCTTGCTCATAATGGGAACTTAGTGAATGCAACGCAATTAAAGCAGCAGCTAGAGAACCAGGGGAGTATATTCCAAACATCTTCTGACACTGAAGTGCTCGCTCATTTAATTAAGCGCAGCGGCTATGTTGAATTGAAAGAGCAGATCAAAAATGCCCTGTCCATGCTTAAAGGAGCATATGCTTTCTTAATTATGACGGAAACAGAAATGATTGTGGCACTTGATCCGAACGGTTTACGTCCGCTTTCACTTGGTATGCTTGGGGACGCGTATGTGGTTGCTTCTGAAACATGTGCATTTGATGTTGTCGGTGCCACGTATTTACGAGATGTGGAGCCTGGAGAAATGCTGATCATTAATAATGAAGGTCTTAAATCTGAACGCTTCTCCATGAACATTAACCGCAGCATGTGCAGCATGGAATACATTTATTTCTCAAGACCTGACAGTAATATCAACGGCATCAACGTGCATAGTGCGAGAAAGAACCTTGGCAAAAAGCTTGCTGAGGAAGCGCATGTCGAAGCGGATGTCGTGACAGGTGTACCAGATTCGAGTATTTCTGCAGCGATTGGATATGCCGAAGCAACAGGTATTCCATATGAGCTCGGTTTAATTAAAAACCGTTATGTCGGACGGACCTTTATTCAGCCGTCTCAAGCATTGCGTGAGCAGGGCGTGCGCATGAAGCTGTCTGCTGTGCGCGGGGTCGTCGAAGGAAAGCGTGTCGTGATGGTGGATGATTCCATCGTACGCGGAACTACGAGCCGCCGAATTGTGACGATGCTAAGAGAGGCGGGTGCGACGGAAGTCCATGTGCGCATTAGTTCACCGCCAATCGCACATCCGTGTTTTTATGGAATTGATACGTCCACACATGAAGAGCTGATTGCTTCTTCTCATTCAGTGGAAGAAATCGGGCAGGAAATTGGTGCAGACTCCATTGCATTTTTATCTGTAGACGGTTTAATGGACGGAATTGGCAGGAAGTATGATGATCCGCAGCGCGGTCAATGTTTAGCATGCTTTACTGGGAAATATCCAACTGAAATTTATGAAGATACTGTTCTTCCGCATGTGAAGGAAACAGTCCTGATGAAATAA